The genomic interval TCGGATTCGGACATAAAAGATTTAGCGGAAGACGTCATCTGCCAGCTCCCTTTGCCAGGGATCGAGGGCTCGCCTCTCGATCCCGGCGATATCTGGGCTGTCGTTATTCTTGCAGCAGTCAATCAGACTTCCATCTGGGAGACGTGCAAAGACAACGACAACGCTGTCTGTGACGATACTGCCATGGACTGGCTACATACGCTCAACCGAGACCAGCTTGAGCGCATTGCTAACCGTCTTCTCCAAGAGTTAGCGATGACGATCCTCGACCGGTCAAGGTCGAGGATCGTCTCTATCGACTTCGTCGATAACCCCTATCATGGCACGTACGCTGACGAGAAAAGTGAACTCTGCCGAATGCACGCGAAGGACGGGACAACGACGTGTCACCGGTACTGTACAGCGTATCTCGTCTCGAACGGTAAACCGGTGACATTGGCCATGATGTACG from Natrinema sp. HArc-T2 carries:
- a CDS encoding ISH3 family transposase, with the protein product MFNIPQPDGVLSDSDIKDLAEDVICQLPLPGIEGSPLDPGDIWAVVILAAVNQTSIWETCKDNDNAVCDDTAMDWLHTLNRDQLERIANRLLQELAMTILDRSRSRIVSIDFVDNPYHGTYADEKSELCRMHAKDGTTTCHRYCTAYLVSNGKPVTLAMMYVRSDEEEADAVERVLDRVEAYPFEIELLLADRGFYNERILRRSQEIAATVVPVQKKG